The Vitis vinifera cultivar Pinot Noir 40024 chromosome 18, ASM3070453v1 region ATTTGAGGACCATATTGAAGGTCTGAGACCATGTCCTCCAAAAACAATATCCACCGGTGAAGTGAACCCAGATTTTCTGGTTTGGAGGAGATATGACCGTATGATCCTGAGTTGGATCTACTCCTCTCTCACCCCAGATGTTATGGGTCAAATTGTTGGGCTACAAACATCCCATGAAGCATGGACAGCCCTCCAACGAAGCTTTTCTGCTTCCACCAAAGCAAGAACAATGCAGTTGAGACTTGCttttcaaacaaacaaaaaaggcTCTCTCACCATGATGGAATACATCCAAAAACTCAAACACATCTCTGATAGTCTGGCAGCTATTGGAGAACCAGTGCCAGAAAAGGATCAAATCCTTCAATTACTGAGTGGATTAGGGGCTGAATACAACCCCATCATAGCTTCTCTCACTACTAGAGATGATGACATTCAGCTTCATGCAGTACATAGCATCCTTTTGACTCATGAACAGAGGCTGCCTCTTCAAACCACGCCTACTGAAGAAGACCTCCTCATTGCCAACTTTGCAACTCATAATAGACCACGAAGGTCACAGTCCAAAAAACCCTCTCAAGGGAAACCACCTCAGTCGTTCATGCCAACCATACGACCTGACACTCTTCTGGATTCACGGCAGCAATATCCTCAAGGATATCGCCCTAACCGATTCAACAATAATCGATCCCGGACAAATAACCGACCGCAGTGTCAGTTATGTGGCAAGTTTGGGCACATGGTCCTCTCTTGTTATCACAGATTTGATGTGAATTATCAAGGGCCACGTGCACCAGCCTCATCAACCTCTCAAATTGGTCCCATTCCTCTTGCTCAAGCTATGATGGCAGCACCTTCCCCAACATTAATGGACTCTTGGTTTTTGGATTCAAGCGCCACCCACCATCTCTCCCACACGGCTGCTAATATCCACAATGGTACTCCCTACAATGGTACTGACTCTGTGATGGTTGACAATGGTAAGTCTCTACCCATAACCCAAGTTGGTCATTCCTTTCTCCACACTTCTGCCAAACCCTTTGTCTTACACAATGTGCTCTATGTTCCACAACTCACTTCAAATCTCATCAGTGTGTCAAAATTTTGTACTGACAATAATACCATTATGGAATTTCAtccttcttcattttttgtcaAGGATAAGGACACCAAAGTGACTCTCCTCCAAGGCCAACTTGAACGTGGACTCTACAAGTTTCCTACCTCATCTATCAGTTCACCTACTGCCAGTCTTAAACATCAAGTATTTCTCACAAAAACTCAACCCACTACTATGCTGTGGCATCAACAATTTGGCCACCCTTCTGCTGTAATTCTTCAGAAAATTTTTCATACATGTAATATTTCACATAACTCAAATAAAACAGTTGATGTTTACAATGCTTGTTGTTGTGCCAAAAGTCACAaagttcctttttctttgtccaTTTCCCGGGCCTCCTCTCCTCTTGAACTCATCCATGCAGACTTGTGGGGACCAGCACCTGTTCCTTCTTCCACAGGTGCCCGGTATTTTCTGTTGCTCAtggatgattactctaggtttgtATGGTTCTATTTGCTCCTCACTAAGGATCAGGTTTACTCCACTTTTTTCCAATTTAAAACTCTTGTTGAAAACCAATTTCTGACTATTGGATGCCTTTATAAAAAACACAGGTGAAATCTGGGCCATCGAATCGTCAAAAATTCAAATCTGACCGTTGGATGCAGTaggaagaaatttcaaaaaattgccCAAAAAATCGTCGATTTATTGTcgattgtggacccgcatttttcatgtgcgcccccactcgatcggtgagacttgctttttattggtgaaaaattgatttttggaaaaaaagttggagtcaccacttattttatttttattttaaagggaaaataaaacaagaaataaaaccctaagaaaTGACTccataaattttagaaaagcgtatctttgaaaaacccgagtctaaatccgaggatcaggttacctattgggaaggtacctttaaaaggtagcacccctctaagccctataaaggtctctactgacaaagttaagggaagtgtggcaattaatcagctaattatagatacctaaatAGGCtagatgattttaaaaagtggcatgccaaacacgatcaaattgcaataaaggagagttagggtgcgtacctgaactgctcttcaagcgctatcataaaacataaaagtcagtgtagaaatgtagcacacaacatttgtttttagAGAAGATGCTGAGACTTGAGTAGACATGTTAATTCCTTGGAACAATGATAGAACAGTATTATACCTTGAATGATGAATTGGTAAGTATGAGAGAAATAGCTTGGCAAGCTCCATATTATTTATAGGGCAGCACTGGCATTCATTGGTTGTATTTAGTTGAAAAGTATGTGGAATTTGGTTTAGTTTTGGGGCCCATGATTTGAAAGGGTTGTGCACGGAAGAGACTGATGGCAAGAAAAATATTAGCCTTCTAGAGTCTCTTTGGTTAAATTAACTCAACATATCCAAACAAGTCATTAATATTAGGTGGCAGCTGGGATCTAGTAGATGAAAATTAAGTGATTCTTTTTCATCCAATAGTgtcatgaagcacatgttttgatttttattttggttttaaaggAAACTATTATAATGCAATTTATACAACTCggttaataataaataagagcaaaaaaattaaaaggttaCTATTTTTAAAGCTATGAAAATtcttgtaagaaaaaaaaaaatacatagttatattatttatttatctttttttttttaatatttcgtatttaagaaaaaagccaatatctttttattaattttcattattttaatcataatttatagtgtctttaatcttttatttttatttcaaaaaaaaaaaaaaaaaactcttacaGAATAcatcatttaaattaatttttttattttcatttaaaaaagaaaatatttgagaggttttttttttttgctaaataataaaaacctatttaggcttttcttttaaaaataaaattgtttttaaaaattaataccaCTGCCAGTTATTGTTctcgaaataattttttaaaacaaagtagtaagtataataatttaaaaaaatagtataagtaattataaattttaaattattattatttatttttaacaaaataaatcaattatgcttttataagatgttaatatccatatttttataatatttattaaaaataaaatttatgattatattatgatattcctattcatattttattaaaaaatatttatttttataatttatttataattttaacttGTAATAATGAAGTAAAATAACTCCTTCTAGAGATGAATTATAATCCCACTTATAAGTaggatttcatttcttttgaaattatttttgattttattCTTATCATACTTAAATcatccaaatataaaaatgaatgagaaaatgaataaaatatctATTTCCACTCTTCATTTCTATGTACCAAACATGGTCGTGATTTGGCTTCATGCCAAACATGGCCTAATTACTTTGGCTTCGTACCAAACATGGCCTAATTGCTTTAATTTGGCTGCTAGATTTTCAAACTTTTAGAGTGTTCTGTTTTGAATAAAATGCTTCCTTTGTTGAGAATAAGGACAAACAGTTTGAATAAAAGTGGAATGGCAAGCCCCCTTCTTCGTAACTGTCTCATTCAAAGAAAGATAATCATGCAAATCTAAAGCCGTAAGCTTATATAACTCGTAACCAAGCATAACTGCTTCCCAACATATGCCTTGACAACCGAAAGCCACATGCATATTTTAGGAGTAAAATTTCAATCCACAATCAATCATTTATCAACTTATCTCAATTTAAGACTTTTATATAtagttaatttaattatatatttaatcataattaaactcaaaatatcattaattataataattaaataattttagataataaaaattaagatattaaataaaaattaaaatatcatcttctttatttatttacttttttttcaatttttttttgtattcttcttcatttatttgccaaaaagttaaaaagcaaaaaatagttttttagtgtttttataaaaataatatcaatcaTAAGTTTTATCTTCACGTGAAAAAGTCTTAATCACTGTTTGGTGGCTGGTTGAATATTGAGAATTATTGAGGGAATAAGATACACTTTTCGTATTTCtaagagaacaaaaaacatattttaaatatttaatttttaataaacgtGGTTTAAATATGATAGGTGATCTTGAATTAATTGTATCCATGCTACTGGGAATCTGGGATTGATATTCAATAATTGTAATGAACCATTTCCCATCCTATAAATACCGAACATTGCAAGCTATCTGATTCATATATTGAGTGCTCGAGTGAGTTACACATGGTCTTAATTCTCGCTACCAGCAATGGGTCTTCTTCAGCCCCAGTTGCTAATCCAGGGACTAATCGCCGAACTGCAAATTATCAGCCTAGCATTTGGGGCAATAGCTTCATCGTGAGCAACACACCTGAGGATGAGGTAATTTTCTGATCATGTATGTAGTTTGCATAACAAGACCTAAAGATTTTCTCACTTTTTGTTCTTGCAATTTATTGATACAGATAACTCTGGCCCATAAAGAGCAGCAGTTGGAAGATCTAAAGGAGGTAGTTATAAGAGAGCTGATAGCTGCAGCTAGTCACCCTTTAGAACAGCTGAAGTTTATCGATGCAGTTCAACGGCTTGGGGTGGCATACCACTTTGAAAAGGAGATAGAAGAAGCATTACAAAATACCTATGATAACTATCATTGCATTGATGACATAAATGATGATCTCTATGATGTTGCACTTCGATTTCGACTAAGACAACAAGGCTTCAATATTTCATGTGGTAAGCCTCATGAATTATAAGGTGCTTGAATATCATCTAGCAAAGCTCACATATAACATTGTTTTGGTGATGATTACAGATATATTCCACAGGTACACAGGTTCATCGCTTATCATTTAAGTCTTATTTTCAAGTGGTGATGTTTGTGTAGATATATTCAACAAGTTTACGGATGAACGAGGTAGATTCAAGGAAGCTTTGATCAGCGATGTAAGAGGCATGCTAGGCTTGTATGAAGCTGCACATCTGAGGGTTCATGGAGAGGACATACTTGCAAAAGCACTTGCTTTCACCACCACTCATCTCAAGGCCATGGTAGAAAGTTTAGGATATCATCTTGCAGAACAAGTTGCTCATGCCCTGAACCGGCCCATTAGAAAAGGTTTGGAGAGGCTAGAGGCAAGATGGTATATATCTGTCTACCAAGATGAAGCTTTCCATGATAAAACTTTACTAGAGCTAGGAAAATTAGATTTCAATCTAGTGCAGTCACTGCACAAGGAAGAGCTAAGCAATCTTGCAAGGTTGGTGTTTAGATCACCCCACATGTACTTGGCCATTCTTATCACTTTCCTGTATGCTGATCATATTAATGTCTTTTAGGTGGTGGAAAGAATTAGACTTTGCTACAAAGTTACCTTTTGCACGAGACAGATTGGTTGAAGGCTACTTTTGGATGCATGGGGTGTATTTTGAGCCCCAATACTTACGGGGTAGACGAATTCTAACCAAAGTAATTGCCATGACATCCATTCTAGATGATATCCATGATGCATATGGCACACCTGAAGAACTCAAGCTCTTCATAGAAGCCATTGAGAGGTTTGCTCCTTGCACATTACCAACCTTGATTGTGTATAATAGATGTATTTATATATACGTAAATCAAGggtcattattttattttcagatGGGATATTAACAGCATAAATCAGCTTCCAGAATACATGAAACTCTGCTATGTGGCACTCTTAGATGTGTACAAAGAAATCGAGGAAGAGATGGAGAAAGAAGGAAACCAATATCGGGTTCACTATGCCAAAGAAGTAGTAGGACATCTTTTACTCTGGATCCCCACCTTTTTCATTGATGATATTTTATATGGTCTCATATATACATAGATATAACTTGGATGAATGTTCTTTAGATGAAGAATCAAGTTCGAGCTTACTTTGCCGAGGCCAAATGGTTACATGAAGAACACGTACCAGCATTTGAAGAGTACATGCGTGTTGCACTAGCAAGCTCTGGATACTGCCTGCTTGCAACCACGTCCTTTGTGGGAATGGGAGAAATAGCAACAAAGGAGGCCTTTGATTGGGTGACCAGCGATCCTAAGATTATGTCATCTTCAAATTTCATTACGAGgctcatggatgacatcaaATCACATAAGGTATGAAGAATATATGATTCAAATGGGGAGAATATAACACACTGGTTTTTTCTCAACTTTTGTATTATACATGCAGTTTGAGCAAAAGAGAGGGCATGTGGCCTCAGCTGTTGAATGTTACATGAAGCAATATGGTGTCTCTGAGGAACAAGTATACAGTGAATTTCGAAAGCAAATTGAGAATGCATGGCTGGATATTAACCAGGAATGCCTCAAACCTACTGCTGTTTCAATGCCTCTCCTTGCTCGTCTTCTCAATCTTACACGAACCATGGATGTCATTTACAAAGAGCAAGATTCGTACACACATGTTGGGAAAGTGATGAGGGATAACATTGCGTCTGTCTTCATCAACGCTGTAATATAACCAAATGTAGTAGTTGATTACCATCCCGTGTATTGCCTTGTGGAAGCAGTAATATCTAATAAATCACTATAATAAGGTGAAGGAGtagaaatatgaaataaatcaTTGTAATACGGCAAGGGGACACATTATATGAAGCACCTAGTTTCTCTGGGTTCATAGTGTTTTACTTTGGAATATTacctgaatatttaaataagaatATGTATTACTTAAATCACctaatatatatctatatatatatatatatataataaactttattatattatattctttAATACATATTTATTATTGTCATTCAATATGAGGAGTATTGATACTGAGTCTTAAAATACATATGTAGAATATATGCCTACAACAAATCTGGATCTCCTTGTTAATGTGTAATGGTGTTTTGGAGTACTACAATACTCaccaaatattttcttttcactttatAATGGACACTAACTAGTGTGTTTAaagttaattaaatatttaactcTATAGAGAATTATTAATGTTATTGTTGTTGCTAgcgttattattatttaattcattattatgaaaattattattattattactatttaattattattattagctattaattttagttttttccttttcatcttttctttcttgtttattatatacttcataaaattata contains the following coding sequences:
- the LOC100267137 gene encoding valencene synthase, coding for MVLILATSNGSSSAPVANPGTNRRTANYQPSIWGNSFIVSNTPEDEITLAHKEQQLEDLKEVVIRELIAAASHPLEQLKFIDAVQRLGVAYHFEKEIEEALQNTYDNYHCIDDINDDLYDVALRFRLRQQGFNISCDIFNKFTDERGRFKEALISDVRGMLGLYEAAHLRVHGEDILAKALAFTTTHLKAMVESLGYHLAEQVAHALNRPIRKGLERLEARWYISVYQDEAFHDKTLLELGKLDFNLVQSLHKEELSNLARWWKELDFATKLPFARDRLVEGYFWMHGVYFEPQYLRGRRILTKVIAMTSILDDIHDAYGTPEELKLFIEAIERWDINSINQLPEYMKLCYVALLDVYKEIEEEMEKEGNQYRVHYAKEVMKNQVRAYFAEAKWLHEEHVPAFEEYMRVALASSGYCLLATTSFVGMGEIATKEAFDWVTSDPKIMSSSNFITRLMDDIKSHKFEQKRGHVASAVECYMKQYGVSEEQVYSEFRKQIENAWLDINQECLKPTAVSMPLLARLLNLTRTMDVIYKEQDSYTHVGKVMRDNIASVFINAVI